In Stomoxys calcitrans chromosome 2, idStoCalc2.1, whole genome shotgun sequence, the following proteins share a genomic window:
- the LOC106086701 gene encoding uncharacterized protein LOC106086701, with translation MSSSNKPNTEYAGEPGCKTLEEIHKAFRHFWDPTGYWECEAQGQRAKLKRCPQSQLFSGSKGKCVHYTEWEWSEPEDPPSKP, from the coding sequence ATGTCTTCCTCCAATAAACCAAACACTGAATACGCTGGTGAACCAGGCTGCAAGACTCTAGAGGAGATCCATAAAGCTTTTCGTCACTTTTGGGATCCAACTGGCTACTGGGAATGTGAAGCACAAGGACAGCGTGCCAAATTGAAACGTTGTCCACAATCACAACTCTTCTCGGGCAGCAAAGGCAAATGTGTGCACTACACAGAATGGGAATGGTCTGAGCCAGAGGATCCCCCTAGTAAACCTTGA